The Gasterosteus aculeatus chromosome 8, fGasAcu3.hap1.1, whole genome shotgun sequence genome has a window encoding:
- the LOC120824361 gene encoding guanine nucleotide-binding protein subunit alpha-14 gives MAGCWLWCRRSCACCLSEEEKTNIAVDKEIKRILKQQKKKERREIKILLLGTGESGKTTFIRQMRIIHGRGFSEEERRTFAKCIFQNIVTAMKAMTGAMTTLRIPYHNPENEMYATWLRDVNTVQVSQLERGYVDGIRRLWADSGIRACYSRRCEYQLLDSTEYYMSNLDRISAPDYIPTEQDVLRVRFPTTGIHDYSFTINKITLRIVDVGGQKSERRKWIHCFENVTSLIFLASLSEYDQVLEERDTINRMHESLALFYTTIHSPWFLYTSIILFLNKTDILADKVQTSDLQRYFPGFTGNQRNPEDAKNYIRKLYEQQAANRDKREEWKTLYPHFTCATDTSNIRKVFSDVKDTVLIKSLRDYGVI, from the exons ATGGCGGGCTGCTGGCTGTGGTGCCGCCGCAGCTGTGCGTGCTGTCTGTCCGAGGAGGAGAAGACCAACATCGCCGTGGACAAAGAGATCAAGAGGATCCtcaagcagcagaagaagaaggagagaagggaaatCAAAATCCTCCTGCTGG GGACCGGCGAGAGCGGAAAAACCACCTTCATCCGACAGATGAGGATCATCCACGGACGAGGCttctcagaggaggagaggaggacattcGCCAAATGCATCTTCCAGAACATTGTCACCGCCATGAAGGCCATGACAGGAGCCATGACCACACTCAGAATCCCCTACCACAATCCCGAGAACGAG ATGTACGCCACGTGGCTGCGGGACGTGAACACGGTGCAGGTCTCTCAGCTGGAGCGAGGCTACGTCGACGGGATCCGCCGCCTGTGGGCCGATTCGGGCATCCGGGCGTGTTACAGCCGGCGGTGCGAGTACCAGCTGCTGGACTCCACAGAGTA ctaCATGAGCAACCTGGACCGCATCTCCGCACCGGACTACATCCCCACAGAGCAGGACGTGCTGCGCGTTCGATTCCCCACCACGGGCATCCACGACTACTCGTTCACCATCAACAAAATCACGCTAAG GATCGTGGACGTGGGCGGCCAGAAGTCGGAGCGTCGGAAGTGGATCCACTGCTTCGAGAACGTCACCTCGCTCATCTTCCTGGCCTCGCTGAGCGAGTACGACCAGGtgctggaggagagggacaCCATC AACCGTATGCACGAGAGTCTGGCTTTGTTCTACACCACCATCCATTCCCCTTGGTTCTTATACACCtccatcatcctcttcctcaacaAGACGGACATCCTGGCAGACAAAGTGCAgacctctgacctgcagcgATACTTCCCGGGCTTCACAG GTAATCAGCGCAACCCAGAGGACGCCAAGAACTACATCCGCAAGCTGTACGAGCAGCAGGCCGCCAACCGCGACAAAAGGGAGGAGTGGAAGACTCTGTACCCGCACTTCACCTGCGCCACGGACACCAGCAACATCCGCAAGGTCTTCAGCGACGTCAAGGACACGGTTCTGATCAAGTCCCTCAGAGACTACGGGGTCATCTGA